From one Acipenser ruthenus chromosome 21, fAciRut3.2 maternal haplotype, whole genome shotgun sequence genomic stretch:
- the LOC117428243 gene encoding cytochrome P450 1A1, with translation MALISLPILGPILVSESLVAVATLCAVYLLLQLLRTEIPVGLRRPPGPTPLPLIGNVLELGGNPHLSLTKMSQRYGDVMQIQIGTRPVVVLSGNETVRQALIKQGDDFAGRPDLYSFQFISNGKSLTFSNDHAGVWRVRRKLAQNALRSFSTVESPTSSYSCVLEEHISLEAEYLVKRLSGVMEADGSFDPFRHIVVSVANVICAMCFGRRYSHDDQELVNLVNLSDEFGRVTASGNPADFIPALRILPNRNMRAFIGISNRFNTFIQNIVTDHYRSFDKSNIRDITDSLIEHCQDKKVDENANIQISDEKIVSIVNDLFGAGFDTISTALSWCLMYLVSHPDIQKKIHQVLDEHVGRERSPRLSDRPSLPYVEAFILETFRHSSFLPFTIPHCTTKDTALNGFYIPKDTCIFVNQWQVNHDPSLWKDPSTFSPERFLNAEGTGINKAESEKVMVFGLGKRRCIGESIGRSEVFLFLAVLLQRLEFRSLPGQKLDLTPEYGLTMKHKRCQLSASLRYRHGADSEE, from the exons atggCGCTCATATCTCTACCCATCCTTGGGCCCATCTTAGTGTCCGAGAGCCTGGTCGCCGTGGCAACGTTGTGCGCAGTCTACCTGTTGCTGCAGCTCCTGCGCACAGAGATCCCAGTGGGTCTGCGCAGACCCCCCGGGCCCACACCCCTACCCCTGATCGGAAACGTGCTGGAGCTAGGAGGCAACCCCCACCTCAGCCTGACGAAGATGAGCCAGCGCTACGGAGACGTCATGCAGATCCAGATTGGCACCCGGCCTGTGGTGGTGTTGAGCGGGAATGAGACGGTGCGCCAGGCTCTCATCAAGCAAGGGGACGACTTTGCTGGACGGCCTGACCTCTACAGTTTCCAGTTCATCTCTAACGGCAAGAGCTTGACCTTCAGTAATGACCATGCCGGGGTGTGGCGAGTCCGGCGCAAGCTGGCACAGAATGCCCTTCGCTCTTTCTCCACCGTTGAAAGCCCAACCAGCAGCTACTCCTGCGTGCTTGAGGAGCACATCTCCCTGGAGGCGGAATACTTGGTGAAGCGGCTCTCTGGGGTCATGGAAGCTGATGGGAGTTTTGACCCTTTCCGCCACATTGTGGTCTCGGTGGCCAATGTCATCTGTGCCATGTGCTTCGGCCGGCGTTACAGCCACGACGACCAGGAGCTGGTAAATCTGGTGAACCTGAGCGACGAGTTCGGGCGTGTGACTGCCAGCGGCAATCCTGCCGACTTCATCCCTGCTCTCCGTATCCTGCCCAACCGCAACATGCGCGCCTTCATTGGCATCAGCAACAGATTCAACACCTTCATCCAGAACATTGTGACCGACCACTACCGCTCCTTCGACAAG AGCAACATTCGTGACATCACTGACTCACTGATTGAACATTGCCAGGACAAGAAGGTGGACGAGAACGCCAACATTCAGATCTCTGACGAGAAAATTGTGTCCATTGTTAATGACCTTTTTGGAGCTG GCTTTGATACAATTAGCACTGCTCTCTCCTGGTGCTTAATGTACTTGGTGTCCCACCCTGATATCCAGAAGAAGATCCACCAGGTATTAG ATGAGCATGTGGGCAGGGAGCGTAGCCCCAGACTCTCGGATAGACCCAGCCTGCCGTATGTAGAGGCCTTCATCCTGGAGACCTTCCGCcactcctccttcctccctttcaCCATCCCTCACTG CACGACGAAGGACACGGCTCTCAATGGCTTTTACATTCCCAAGGACACGTGTATCTTTGTGAACCAGTGGCAGGTCAACCACGACCC GAGTCTGTGGAAGGATCCCTCCACCTTCTCTCCAGAGCGCTTCCTGAATGCAGAGGGCACTGGTATCAACAAGGCTGAGTCGGAGAAGGTCATGGTGTTCGGGTTGGGGAAGAGGCGCTGCATTGGCGAGTCTATCGGCCGCAGTGAAGTCTTCCTCTTCCTGGCTGTGCTCCTGCAGCGGCTGGAGTTTCGCAGCCTGCCTGGCCAGAAGCTGGACCTCACCCCCGAGTACGGACTCACAATGAAGCACAAGCGATGCCAACTCAGCGCCTCTCTGCGCTACCGCCACGGAGCCGACTCCGAGGAGTGA